A segment of the Terribacillus aidingensis genome:
GATCCACAGCTGCCTGTATCGTACGAAGGGGCTTTTCTTTCGTTCCTTCATTCTCATCGTTGCCATCAGTAGCAACGAATAGCTGTTTGGGAGCGGTTACTGCTTCCACTTCCTTCTTGTTGTTCGACGCAATCGAATAGATGCCCGCGCCAATCAAGCACAGTACGATTGCGACCAGGATCGTTATTCTCATTAGCTGACTCTTTTCTATGCAAAATTTGCCGTTCTTGGCTACTGCTAGTATGATACCGTTCATTAGGCAATTTGTATAGGAGCCCTGCTCAATCTTCACAATATCTTTATTCTCACAAAAATCGCTCTTTTAATTCGGGTGATGGCAGCATGCATTGATCTTGTTTGCCGAACCAGCGGTAACGATTTTTAGCCACATATCGGTAAACCATATCTCGAATTGGCCGCGGTATGATAAGAGCTGCAGCAGCCAATTTCCATACACCATCCAGATTTCGAGCGATACGCAAAATCGCACTGGATTGCATATACACCTTGCCATTTTCCACAAGTATGATGCTGTCTACGTTATCCGGGATTTGCTTAGTCTCTTTCAGCTGTCCGCCAAAATCGCTTTGGAGGGAGGCGAAATTGAAGTAAGCAGCTTTGTCATGTTTTATGATAAATTGGACACTGCTATTACATAAGTTGCAAACACCATCAAAAAGAATGATTGCCTTGCTATCCATTCTATCCCTCCTTCTGTTATTCACTCACTCTATTATGAAGCATCAATTCATTTTCACTAGTAAGATATGTCGTCTTATAGACTTCCTGCCGGTCCAAATTCTTTTCCATCAATGTTACATAATATGTTTCCTTTTCCCCCGGAACGTTTTCAATAACCGTTTCTCTCGTGAAACGCTCTCCGAATAGCTCCCACCGCTCTACTTTACCTGTTTCTGCAGGGAATCCTCCGTTTTCTTCCTGACCATGCCGCTGGGTAACGAATTTAACTGCTTCTCTGGCAGAATAACCTGGATCGATGTCTCCCATCTCATCAATTGGAGGCGGTGCCGATTGCACCTGACCGATAAGGAAAACCGTCAAGTAAGCTAGGATTGGCACATACAGCACCAGTCATCCGATACGCGCCTTTTTCGTTATATATATTAGACCGAGTTCAATCAAAGCGAACAGTATCGCCAAAAATGCACCTAGACCAGCAGCAAACAGAAAAGCAGCAGAACTTTGAGAAGAAAGACTCAAGACTGCAAACGGCAGTCCCCCTAATCCATGCAGTGCAATATAAAGTCCTATCTTCCCCGGATCAACTGGTTTTACTTTCCTGCTGATCAGCCAGGAAATGCAGATGCCATAAATAAAAATAAAAGGACTCATATACATAGCGAAGATAAGTGCTCCTCCAATGCTTATGTCCTGATCCATCTGTAAAAAGCCGTTTAAACCGACACATAAAGAAAACATACTAACAAGTAAAAAGCCTGCCCCAAATTTATGCCCGATGTTCATTGCATATCCTCTAAACCAAGATGCTGAATGATCACCTCTGCTGTCTCAGAAGCCGAAAGATCATCGGTTTGAAGCCGTACATAATTTGTTTCCTTGATTTCTCCCTCTCTTGATTGAAGGCGGCTTGTTTCCATCGTGCGTAGAAGATCCGCTTTCGAAAAGGCAATATTCCTTTTTGTCGGCTTATGCTCCAAACGGTTCTCGGTTACGTTACGTTTTAATCTGATATCGACATCTGCTTGCAATTCGACGAAATAGACTGTTATACGCTGCTGTTTAAAGATTGCACACATTCTATCAACCGTTTCCCAATCTTCCTGACTTGAAAAATCCCATACAAAAGTGAATATAAAACCCGGAAGATTTGTCTTAGCTACTGATTGGAATATTTCTTCTCTAAAAAGCGTGGATAGACGCCACATTTCCTCACTAAATCCGAAGAAAGGTACTAGCAAATCAATTGTCATATGATTGTGCAGTAATCGATATCCCATCCGTTTCTCAAGCTCTTGCCCGACTGTCATTTTCCCGACAGCCTGCGGTCCAAATAATAAGATGACTTCCACAAAACCACCCCTTTTCCTTTAAGTGTATCAATAATAAAGTAAGATTTGTAAATTTTTGTATAGATGAAAGATGCATGGAAAAAACCGCAGAGCACGCAGCCCTGCGGTTTCGCCTTAGAAGAATAGTTTGATAAATTTATGAGCAGCATCCAGTAGTTGATTGCAGGCTGTAGGGATGACAGTGAAGAGTGCGAGCAGAAGAGCCAGATTATCTTTTGGCTGTTTTGGATTGGTTGGGGAATCCTTCATGGCAGACATTCCTCCCTTCAAAATCTCATCGGGCAGGTCTGTTGCTGGGAAGTAAAGTCCGATAACTGTTACGATACAGTTAGTATCCCTCACGTGCTGATAATTATGTATGTTGTTGACAAAATGTCAACAACAGCGTATTTTTTAATGGTTAGGGGGATACGCAAATGGAAAAACAACGGCATACAAGACGTAAGAAGAAGCGACGAATAGGCAGGTATATCCTACTCATCCTCCTTGTGCTCCTAATTGGGGCTGGTTCCTTCCTTTTCCTTACTGCAAAAGATGTAAAGCAGACGGTGGACGGTATACAGAAGGAATCTGCAGCTATTGATGATGGCGTAACATCGGAAAAAGTGAAGAACAAAGAGCGCATCAATATCCTGCTGCTTGGTGTTGATGAACGTGATGGTGATGCAGGACGCTCTGATGCGCTTTTGATGATGTCCTTGGATCCTGCTTCAGAATCAATGGATTTAATCAGTATCCCACGGGATACGCGTACAGAAATTGTCGGTCACGGTACAGTAGATAAGATCAATCACGCCTACGCATTTGGCGGAGTGGATATGTCCATTAATACGGTTGAAAACCTTTTTGATACGGATATTGATTATTTCGTGGAGATAAATATGGAAGGATTATCCGATCTGGTTGATGCTGTTGGCGGAATAACTGTACAGAATGAATTAGACTGGTATGATGAAGGATTCTATAAGAAGGACTATCATTATAAAAAAGGCGAAATCACGCTGGATGGTCCGCAGGCTCTTGGTTATGCAAGAATGAGACATTTGGATCCGGAAGGTGATTTCGGGAGGAATGCCCGTCAGCGCCAAGTGATCGAAGCTGTGATCAATAAAGGAGCAAGCATTAAATCGGTTAACAAAATTGACGACCTACTTAAAGTGATGGGCAATAATGTACAGACCAATCTTAATCTTTCTTCCATGCAGCACTTGTTTACAGATTACCGGAATGTCCGGCAGTCTGTCCAAGAGCATGAGATGAAAGGACAAGGTACAACCATTGATGGTATTTACTATCTGCTCATCCCTGATGAAGAGATTCAAACCATACATGATAGCATCAGCAAATAAAGCGATCCACAACGGATCGCTTTTTTCTATTAGTCACGCAATAGAATTTTTCTTCTGTAATAAAAATGCGGCAAATAACAAAATCACGGCAACCCATAGACTGTGAAGACCAATTATTCGTTCACTAAAGCTGCCGAGTGCGGCACCGAGCAGATAGAGGAGAATTGCTGCTCCTCTAAGATAAGTATCAACCATGGATTGTGACCTACGAGTAACCCAGTCTGCGATTCCTTCAACAAAGGCAGCCAGCGTGCTAGTCAACACCGTGGAGGAAACCCCAGCGACCTTCATATTCCTGCCAGCAATGGTCTGCATCCCCATAGCTGCACTTAAAGACACCAATAACACAATAGACCAGATAGAGGAAGCCGGTACGAAGAGTACGCACAATGCAATGGTTGTCAGCCACACAAACTCGGCAAACACGATTCTTCTTGGCTCTCCTTTTTCTTTTCCAACTATTTTAGTTGCTAAGATTCCTATGACAAATCCAAGTAAAGCAAATAATGCGTTATTTATTACGACCTGCCTTGCATCTCCCAAACCAATTCCAAGGAGAACGATATTCCCTGTCATATTCGCAGTAAACACATGTGCTAATCCGATATATCCCAATACATCGACAAGTCCTGAAACGACACATAGAATCAAAACTGCCACTTGAAAATTTCTATGCTGCACTTCCATCCCTTCTTTCTCTTTCATTTCTACCTCATTGATTGACAAATTGTCAACACTCTTGTACCTTTAACAGGTGATTGAACAAAGGAGGCATCTTTTCATGCAAATGAATGACAAGCTAATCACATTATTGAAGCATAAAACCAAAGAAAAAGGTTTATCGATGCGTGCTTTAAGCAGGCAAACTGGCATCGATCCAGCAATTGTATCCAAGATCATGAATGGAAAACGCAATGCAACGGTAAATCATTTACATAAATTGAGCGAATCATTGGATGTGCCCCTTGAAGAATTAATGACTGCAGCCGGCTTTATTGAATCCGTACCGATTGATGGGCAGCAGCATCTACTAGCTCTTTGTCAGCAAGCTGATCCAGATTTCAGTCAGGGACGCGTAGAAAAACAGCTTGCTTCATACGAGGAAGTCGCACTGACTGAAGGCGGAAAACAAATTATTGACGAGAAATTCGAAGAGAAGCTTAATGCAGTTGGAAGTGTCGGCAAGCTTGTCCAAGACTTGAAGCAGATGTACGTCAAATTTCAGACCGGCGCGGGATCTAAACGTGAATTGATCATTCTCGGAGCAGCATTGTTATATTTCATCAATCCAATTGATGCGCTTCCTGATTATATTTTTCCTTTTGGATATCTGGATGATACCTTGGCAGTGCATTCCGCTATGCAGGCTACCAATAAATAAAAGGAGAAACGCTTGTGGAATCTTGGATGACTGACCTAATGGAAACCTACGGATACCCTGCCATTCTTTTTTTGATGGCTTTTGAGAATATCTTTCCGCCAATTCCTTCCGAAATCATACTTCTATTCGGGGGCTTTCTCGCTGCCACTACCAGCTTAAGTCCCGTAGGTGTAATTTTGTCCGCAACTGTTGGGGCTATGCTCGGAAGCGTTATATTGTATTGGGTCGGAAAGCTTTTCGATCTGGAACGGCTCGAGGTTTGGGTGGAACGCTGGGGTCGATATTTGAAATTAAAAAGCTCCCATTTACATAAAGCAGATAGCTGGTTTGATAAATATGGCGTATGGACAGTATTCCTATGCCGATTCATCCCTGTCGTACGAAGTCTCATATCGATTCCGGCAGGTATGGCGAATATGCATTTCGGCTTGTTTCTTCTCTATTCTACTTTTGGCACGTTAATTTGGAACGCTGTCATGGTCATGCTTGGTGTATGGCTTGGCGCATCGTGGGAAAGTGTAGAAACATACCTTGGTTATTATCAATACGGCGTTCTTGCTTTAGCACTACTTGTTTTAGCAGGTGCTGGAATCTGGTTCCTGCGAAAGCTCCGGAAGAAGAATACAATTCAAACAGTAAGGAAGAAAACAAATGTATGAAATTATTGTAGGGCTCATCATGGGCTTAGTGGAAGGGTTGACGGAGTTTGCTCCTGTCTCCTCCACCGGGCATATGATTATCGTTGACGATTTATGGCTGAATATTGATCAGCTTTTCAATAAGGAAGTTAGCATCACATTCATGGTCGTGATTCAGCTAGGTTCCATACTGGCTGCCGTGATTGTGTTCAAGGACCGATTCATGGACATACTCGGAATAAGAAAACTGGAGGGAAAGACGGAACAGCTTCCAGGCAAGCAAGGTAGATTCAGCCTGGGGATTGTCATTACAGGTCTTATCCCGGCAGCAGTGCTCGGTTTCTTCGTGCAGGATATGGTGGACAACTATCTGTTTTCAATTATCACAGTGATTGCAGCACTCATTGCAGGTGCTATCCTCATGTTATTTGCAGACCGCCACACCAAAAAACATTCACCTACAGTAGAATCTTTGGATGAACTAACGTATAAAAAGGCGTTCTTGATTGGCCTCTTCCAATGTATCGCTCTTTGGCCTGGGTTTTCCCGTTCTGGCTCGACCATTTCAGGCGGTGTCCTATTAGGACTGAATCACCGTGTAGCGTCTGACTTCACCTTTATCATGGCAGTTCCTGTTATGGCAGGTGCAAGTGCACTTACGCTTATGAAGCACTTGGATGCTTTCACTCCTGATGTCATTCCGTTCTTTGTTGCTGGATTTATCAGTGCGTTTGTTTTTGCACTGCTTGCAATACGGACTTTCCTAAAAATAATATCCAAGTACAAGCTTGTTCCATTTGCTATTTACCGCATTGTACTTGCTGCTGTTTTGCTGGTTGTCGTACTTGCAGCAAGCTGAAGAATTCATTGAAAAAGGCGATCTGATTAAAACCAGATCGCCTTTTCCCTTTTAGCGGAATCCTAGTTCATCCTGCTGTTCTTCCCACCATTTCCCAGACTTGCTTTTCTTGTATTCCCGCTTCATATTCTTAATGATGTCTTTAGCGGAAACCTCATCTCCTTGATGTTTAGCTGCTGCCAGGAAAACAAAGAGTTCCTTGAGCTGTGCAAACGAGAAACCTTCTGTCTTATCAACCACTTTATCCACTTCTTCTTGATTCAATAGATTCAGGAAGCCAACTTTCTCAACATACTGGCTGCGCAAGGATGCATCCGGCAAAGTGATTTCATAGCCGCGATCAAATCTTCCTGCACGATTAATCAAGCCAGGATCGATTTCTTCCGGATAGTTGGTTGTTCCAATCAAGAAGATACCTTCCTTGGAAGTTGCTCCGTCCAATGTATTCAAGAAGTAGGAACGCACTTCATCCGGCATAGAGTCGATATCCTCGATGACCAGTACCATTGGTGCCAGTCGTGTAGCAGAACTGAATACTTCCTCTATCGATTCACTGGATGTATGCTCCGTAATCTGCCAGTAAGCCACAGGTGCTGCAACCGTATTGGCAATCGACTTCACAAGTGTTGTTTTTCCGTTTCCTGGCGGTCCATATAATAGGATCCCACGGCGATACGGAATATCATAGGTTGTGAAAAAGGATCGATCTTCTGTAAAGAATTGATCCAGCATGCCATAAATTTCTTTTTTTACAGAATCATTGAGCACGACATCTTCGCGCTTCACCGTATTTGTGACTTGCTGCTGTTCCTGTGTGACACCCTCGCCATTATCCTTGAAGACAAGAACTTCATCTCTGCTTTTCTTCCAGACTCTATCTCGAAGCGTTTGCAGGAAGGAGGTGATATTTTCTTTTCCTGTAGCCAGCACACATTGCAAATACACGATGCTGGCATCACTGAAATACGGGATTCTCGCAAAAGCAACACCAGCAGCAGGATATGCATACAACTGGTTATTCAACGCGCGGTATACCTTATAAACTGGCACCTGTGCTTCTTCATCGTATTCAAATGTATAGCTTTCCAGCCGCTCAAAAAGCTGAGCAACATGCTCGATTTCCGGATTTTCTTTTCGGATATCTTCTTCTACGATAGTCCATAATTCAAAATGAACATCGTCTGTATTATACACAGCGTAAAATTCACCATACTTTTCCTGGAGTTCCTCTTGCATGCTTTTCATTAATCCCGCAAATGCAGGGTATCCAGGCATCTCTTTTCCTGTTTCCTTAACTGTTTCTTCATACAAGTAACGCAATCAGTTTCCCCCTCGTACTTACTTCCCTTTCATCTTAACTGATAGCATGAACCATTAATAGATTTTTCTTCCATAAATGTCATCTGCGAAGGAAACCGCCTTCTGAATGAAGCTCCTGTCCCGTCACCCAGTAGCCATCTTCTCCGACTAGGAAACTGATAAGTCTCGCTGCATCATCCGGCTCTCCGATTCTCCCCATTGGAAATTGAGGAAGCAGGTGCTGTCTTATATCGTCTGTCATCCATGTACTGTCTGTCGGACCTGGATTGACTGCATTGACATTGATTCCAACCTGCGCCAAATCAGCAGCAAGAGATTGAGAGAATGCCGTAATGGCACCCTTGGTAGCAATGTATGCCAGTTCGTCAGGCATAGGCCCTTGGCTCTGACCAGAAGTGAGGTTTACGATACTTCCTTTGTCGGCTGGCCGATGCTTTTTGAAAAGTTTTGCGAATTCTGCGCAAAGCAGGAAGACACTTCTCATATTCACAGCATAATGACGATCAAGCTGAACCCTATCAAGTTCCTCATAGCTGCCATTCTGTGAAAAAGCAGCACAATTGATTAATATAGCCGGAACTCCTAGCTGCTGCTGTACTTCTTGCAGAATAGTTTCGGCTGTCTCCGGTTGTTCTAGATCTGCTTCCATACCAAAGCTTTTGACTCCGGCTTCTTTCAACTCGCTCCTAAGCTGTTCAGGCCAAGTCTCACCTGCCCGCCAATATGTAAAAAAGATATCCACCCCTTGTTCTGCTAGCCGGCGGCATACTGCCGTACCAATGGAGCGGGGATACGAAACTCCAGTTACTATTGCTATCTTAGTCATCTATAAGAACCTCCTGTTATTACTATCTCTTAACATCATTCGTTTACACTGAAAGGAAATCCTACTTACAAGGAAATATCACTTTGAAAATGCTTTGTTTTTTACCGTTTACAGTGTAGTCATTACGATACTGATTTACAGCTGGCTTCTTTATAAAGCTATTTCCGTATCTGCATTTAATCATAACGATATGTGGGTATCAATCATTGTTCCTCTTTTTGTGATCGGCTGGATTAACACCAGAGAAAAAGGTTTTCAGCGTACGATTTCTTTCTCCTGACAGCCTCGATCTGTACAGCTTTGGATATTTACTTCCATACATACCAAAGTATCTTTATTTGATCAGCAAAAAAGCAGGAGTGATCCTCCTGCTCTATACTTATTCTCCTTAAATTTATCTGCATTCAATAAACAATTTATTTCATTACAAAAAAAACTTCTCCCCCATTTTCACAGGGAAAAAGTTTTTCTTACTTCACTAAGCTCTCAACTGCATCGTCCACAATTTGCTCGTTCGCAATCGGGCCAGTGTACAGCCAGCTTGTTTCTTTATCATATTTATAGACATTGCCGTCTTTGATAGCTGGTACATTTGCAAGTAATGGATCATCCAGGATTTCAGATCCATCACCTTCATCACTATTGATCAAGAAGAGGTGGTCAACATCCATTTCAGCCAATTGCTCAAGAGAAACTGGGTTCCAGTTTGCTGTTGCACCTTTGGAAATTTCCTTAACGCCTTCTGGCACTGTAAGACCTAGATCACCGTAAAGTACCGCACCGCTTGATAGGTTCTCACTTACGATGTAAAGCTGTCCGCCGACAAGCCAGATAGCAGCCGCAGATTCATCGCCAATTGCAGATTGGATTTGTTCTTTTGCATCTGCTGCTTTTGCATCATAATCATCAAGCACCTTTTGTGCTTCATCCTCTTTACCGAAGATTTCTCCGACTGTTTGCAGTTCTTTACGCCAGTCGCCGTTCTCTTCCGTACCCATTACATAAGTAGGGGCAATTTTATTGTACTGCTCGTACTTATCGCCTTCTACCAAGGAAGCAGAATCCATGATGATTAAGTCTGGTTTAAAGCTTGCTACTGCCTCAAAAGGAAGTGTGGAATCAATTGTTGGTACATCCTTCAAGCTATCCTGTAAGTAACCTTGTGGATCGCCATTATTTACAGACCATTGCGCTACTGGTGTAATATCAAGTGCTACAAGGTTATCCTCCAAATAGGAAGCAAGTACATTTTTAGGATTTGCAGGAATCTCGACCTCATGGCCCATTGCGTCCGTAACTGTACGTGTTTCACTGCTCTCTTTATCGGAGGAATTATTTTCAGCATTGTCACTTGAATCGTTATTGCCGCAACCTGTTATAATGAATACAACACTGGCGAAGACTGCCAGCAGTAAAAACATACTCTTTCTTTTGAACAAGGGACTCACCTCTTGGTTTATGTTATAATCTCATATTAGATGATAACAATTCTCATTATCAATTACAAGCATCATTTCATTCATTTGGTATACATAGAGCGCAGAAAGCGGGATAACGATGCAAGCACGAAAACTAATTGGCACAATCATACTTATCGCAGGTATCGCCCTGCTGATTCTTTCTATAGGACTATCAATCGTATTCGGTGTCGCGGATATCTCACTGGGCACTGTCTGGAATAGTATTTTCCATTATGATGCTGCAAATACATCCCATCAAATCATTCATCGGCTTCGAATGCCTCGTACTGTAGCGGCAGTTCTGATTGGCGCAATGCTTGCTGCTTCCGGAGCGATCATGCAAGGGATGACTCGCAACCCGCTTGCTTCTCCGCAAATCATGGGCGTAACTTCCGGTGCGACTTTCATGATCGCGATTGCACTTGTCTTCCTTCCTGGTATTTCCAACGTAAACCTGCTTTTATTCTCATTTCTTGGTGCAGGACTTGGCCTTGGACTTGTCTTCGGAATTGGCCTGTTGGCAAGAACCGGATTGACACCAGTGAAGCTGGCATTAGCAGGGACTGCTATCACTGCTTTACTTGGAGCCTTCTCCAACGCCATGGCAATTCATTTTGATGTTGCCAGGGACTTGAGCTTCTGGTACGCGGGGGGTGTCGCGAATGTGCAATGGGATACGGTAAAGCTGTTATTCCCAGCTGCTGCGGTCGGCTTCGTACTGGCATTGTTCATCAGCGGATCGGTTACGACCCTAAGTCTCGGAGAAGATGTGGCGACCGGCCTTGGTTTAAAGACCGGTCTGGTGAAAGCAGCCGGAGTACTGGTTGTGCTGATTTTAACAGGAGCTGCCATTTCAGTCGGCGGTACAATCGGTTTTGTCGGATTGGTTATTCCACATATCACACGGTTCCTCGTCGGACCGGATTATCGCTGGATCATTCCATGTTCGGCTGTGTTGGGCGGTCTTTTACTTAACTTTGCCGATATTGCATCACGTATGATCAATCCACCTTTCGAAACACCTGTTGGCGCTCTCACGGCTTTGATCGGCGTGCCATTCTTTATTTATCTAGCTCGCCGGGAGGGTAAGAACATATGATACACCCTGCGAAAAAAACTAATCTGGTGGCAATCGGAATAATTACTGCTATTCTTATTGTATTTTTCATCAGCTTGAATACCGGAACAATCCCTATCGGACCGGCAGATGTTGTAAAGACTTTGCTTGGTACCGGGGATGGCTCATTTGATGTAATCTTATTCGATTTCCGTCTGCCGCGCATGGTAATTGCGCTATTGATAGGAATCGGAATGGGTATTGCAGGTGCGATTCTGCAGGGTGTATCCCAGAATGGACTTGCTGACCCAGGTATCTTAGGAATCAATGCAGGGGCAGGTTTTGCTGTCGTCCTTTATATTTTCTTCCTGCAGGATAAGCTGGCTGGTACCGGCAGCCTGCAAGTATTCATCATGCCACTATTCGCATTCGCTGGGGCGTTCCTCGCAGCATGCCTTATTTACGCATTAGCTTGGAAAAAAGGTGTTACGCCAGTCCGTCTAATTCTTGTCGGTATTGGGATAAACGCTGCCTTCGGCGGTCTGATCATCGTCTTCCAGCTTATGATGGAACCGAAGGATTTCACGCAGGCGACAATCTGGCTGAACGGCAGCATCTGGCAGACGAGCTGGAATTATGTCCTTGCACTCTTGCCTTGGATTATACTGCTCGTCCCATATGCAATTTATAAAGCAAAAGCATTAAACGTTTTGACACTAGGCGACCAAATCGCTGTCGGTGTCGGGGCTCCGGTGCAAAAAGAGCGCACAATCCTGCTGCTCCTTGCTGTTGCACTGGCGGGAGCTTGCGTAGCCGCTGGAGGAGCAATTACCTTCCTCGGACTTGTCGCACCGCACTTGGCAAGGCGTATCGTTGGACCGAATCACAAGCATCTGCTTCCGATTTGCGCACTGATCGGAGCTCTCATTATGCTTGTAGCCGATACTTTATCGCGAACGATTCTGGCGCCATCTGAAATTCCAATTGGTTTGGTAGTTTCGGCGATTGGCGCACCTTATTTTATCTACTTGTTGATTAAAGAATGAACCCTCGCTAATGAGAGGGTTCATTTGCTTACTATACTAAATATCAGTTCGTAGGATCTCCGGGTTAGATGGTACCATCCAAATCAAAAATGAAATTCATTTGCTCTCCTCCAAAATCAAAGCCATATGTATCTCTGAAATATATGTATCTCCTATTTTCAATGCATGCTTTTCTACGCCAAATTGCCGGAAACCAGCTTGTTCGTAAACATGCTTGGCAACCGGATTTGTCGCAGCTACGACAAGGTTTACCTTTTCAATTCCTTCCCGTTCTTTTGCCACTTGGATCATATGCGCTAT
Coding sequences within it:
- a CDS encoding iron ABC transporter permease — encoded protein: MIHPAKKTNLVAIGIITAILIVFFISLNTGTIPIGPADVVKTLLGTGDGSFDVILFDFRLPRMVIALLIGIGMGIAGAILQGVSQNGLADPGILGINAGAGFAVVLYIFFLQDKLAGTGSLQVFIMPLFAFAGAFLAACLIYALAWKKGVTPVRLILVGIGINAAFGGLIIVFQLMMEPKDFTQATIWLNGSIWQTSWNYVLALLPWIILLVPYAIYKAKALNVLTLGDQIAVGVGAPVQKERTILLLLAVALAGACVAAGGAITFLGLVAPHLARRIVGPNHKHLLPICALIGALIMLVADTLSRTILAPSEIPIGLVVSAIGAPYFIYLLIKE